One Algoriphagus sp. Y33 genomic window, CTTCCATAGATAATCCCGGTACACCTGATGCATCTCCGATTTTCCGCTGGTACAAGGATGAAAATGCTGCTGATACTAATGAAATTCTTTCCGGGGAGGATACGGACTTGGGCATGACGTTCACCGTAGATGCCAGCACTGGACAACTTACTGTCAGCGAAATCACAGACGCAGGTACCTATACCTTTTATCTAAGACCTGATATTTTTAATGAGTGTCCACTTGATCCTGTTCCTGTGGTTTTGACTGTCAATCCAATTCCAGAAGTAGATTTTGATCCAGTTTCACCTTTATGCTTTGATGAATCTTCAGGAAGTCTTAACCTGACTTCTGGAGGATCTGTAGATTATACCTATTCCTTAGTTGGAAACCCAGCTTCATTCAACACAGCTACCGGTTCTTTTGAAGGATTGGCTGCGGGAACGTATACTATCGTGATCAGGAATGAGGTCACTGACTGCTCGGTGGAAATCGAAAGAACAATTGATTCTACACCTGAATTGTTAATTGCAGAGCTTTCTTCGAGCGATCCCACTTGCGGAGCGCCCAACGGTGAAATAAGTTTTGAGGTATCGGGTGGTAATCCGGGTTATGATATTACGATCAATGGAGACCCACTTTCCAATTTTTCTTTCATCGAGACTGGCTCAGTTTACACCGTAAGTAACTTGGGACCGGATACTTATGATATTAACGTAGTAGATGAGAATGGCTGCGCCAAATCTTTGCCTACTATTATATTAACCAATAATGATGGGATAGAAATTGATGTTGCACCTTCAGAGCTGGATATCTGTGAAGGAGCTACAGCGGTTTTACGTCCGGATATTGATGCCCCTGCCGGTACTCCAATTAGGATCCGCTGGTATAAAAATGCTGACTATACCAATGAGATTTTAGATGGAGCTCAGGATGGGCAAGAGTCTTTCACTATTTTACAGGATTACAGCCTTTCGATTGAAGGGCTTTCGTCAGGTAATTTTACTTATTACGCCAGAGTAGGTGGGGATAATATCTGTATCAAAGATTCTGAGTCTTCGGTGATAGTATTGGATAAGATTGCTGCAGTTCTCGATCCATCTCCTATAGTTTGCTTTGGAGATTCCAATGGTCATCTAATGATAGGAAATGTTACAGGAGGAAGTGGTAAGTTTGAATATAGTATTGATGGAGCTTCTTGGCAATCAGATCCTTTATTTGAGGGGTTATCTGCTGGAGACTATTCACTGTCGGTACGTGATACCAATGGACTTAATAGTTGTTTTTTTACTGAGGATTTTACTATTGAGGGTCCTGCTGGAGCTATTGAAATGGCACCAAATGTTCCTATACCTTCGAGTTGCGGAGAAAACAACGGAGAGATCATGAATGTAGTTATTTCTGGAGGCTGGGGAGATTATACGCATCAATGGACAAAAGACAGCCCTACCGGAACGGCTATTACGGGGCCGATTACAGGAATAAAGGATTTGGCCCCCGGAATGTATTACCTGACAGTCGCAGATACTGAAGGCTGTGAGGCAATTTTTGATTTCGAGATAGAAATTGCTCCTGATCCTGTGTATGCAATTAATTCTGTTGCTGATGCGTGTTTTGGAGAGCAGATATCCCTTGAGGCTGTTCACACCCCAGGGGATCTTAATGATCCAGTCGCCAGAACTAATGTAGTGTGGTATAAGGGCCCAGACCAATCCGGTCTAATCAGTGATGGTGTCGATCCTACAAATTCAAACATCAACTACACCATTGTGGTTGATCCTGCTAATTGGGTAAATTCTACATTGAAAATTGATGGTCTCCCTGCAGGAGTGTATACCTATTATCTTTTTGTAGAGTGTACTCAGGAGGAAATTCCTGTGACTTTTGAGGTGTTTGATTTCCCTGTCTTGACATTTACGGGAGTTAAGGAAAGTTGCTATCAAGCGGGAGATGGTAAAATAATTATTGACGGTACTGTAGAGCCTGGAATGCTTTTCGAAATAAGTAATATCACTTATGATGAAACCGAATTGGCTGCTGCAGACTTTTCACCCGGCATGTATACTGTAAATGCCCAAGGAGCTGTGTGTACACAATCATTTACCGTAACTATAGATCCTGCACTTGAACTAAGTGGTGATTTGGTGGACTCCAAGGATGCAGCCTGTGGATTGACAGACGGCTATCTGAGTTTTGAATGGAATGGAGGACAGCCCCCGTATTTGCTCACGCTTACACAATCTGATGGAGCAGAGCTTACCCATACCACTTCTGATGCAGCGTATACTTTTGACAATCTTGGACAGGGAAACTATTCCTTCACCATTACAGATGATGAAGGTTGTGTATTTAATTTGGGTAATCCTGTCACAGTACAGGACGGTCCAACCGAGATTATTGTAGACCAGCTATATTCTAGCTGCGATGGCAAGCCTATCTCTATTAGTCCTCAAGTAAATCCTGCTAATTCCAATGCGGTATTCACTTGGTACAAAGGAACTGTTTCAGCTGCAAATGAAATCTCGGATGGTGAAGTTATAGATGGCGTTACCTTCATTCTCAATGCACGAGGTGATCTTGATATGACCGGCACCACAGTCGATAATGCCCCATTTGAGCTTATGGTAACTGTGGCAGGAGATGGATTGTGCCCAGGAGATGAAAAGAAAGTGGGTATAGGAGTTTTTGGAAACCCGCAGGTGCAGGTGAATCCAATTAATGAGCTATGCTTCGGTGAAGGAGGAAGTCTTAAGCTGGAAGTACCGGGGGGACAATTGCTCGAATTCAGTCTGAATGGAGGTGCTTATCAGGCTTACCCTAATGATATCATTGACGGACTTGCACCTGGTTCTTACAAATTGGAAGCCAGAAATCCTAACGGATGTGTGGTTGAAGTAGGGAATTATGCTGTAAGCGGGCCCTCAGCGCCTTTGGAGTTGCAGGCTACAGCCATAGGAGCCAGTTGTCTCAGTCCTAATGGGATGATAATAGGTACTATTTTAGGAGGTACAGCTCCTTATAATGTGAAGGCAGTAGGTGTTTCGGGGGAAGTTCCAGTTGTTTTAGAAGGGAATAGGTTCACCATCGAGAATCAACCACTTGGAAACTACGAGTTGTCAGTTACAGACGCAAACCAATGTGAGGACACTGAGCCGGCATTGACTATTACAAATGATCCACTCCAAGTAGCTGTAGATGACATATCCATATGTGAGGGAGAAGCCGCTGTCCTTACTCCCAGAGTACTAGGAGGTCAAGGTGCTGGGCTTGCCTATTCTTGGTTTAAGGATAGGCAGGGATTAGAAATTGTTCCTGTAGGCACAAGTACCGATGGCGACCTAATCTATGAGGTGGATGCCAGTGGGGTTCTTACCATTACAGGATTAAGCCTATCTGATTCACCTATTACCTACTATGCAGAATTGGACATCAACAGACCTTGTAGCAGAGAGCTTGCTCCAGCTGTCGTGACAGTACAGACTATTCCAAATTTGAAAACACGGAATCCGTCTCTAGTATGTGATCCTACGCAAACTGTAGATTTATCTTTATACATAGATGGATTCGATCCAGATACATATGATTATGAAATTTTTGACAAAAATGATAATCAGATGAGAATGGAGGATATCAGGCAAGTATCTGAGACAGGAACGTATAAAGTTAGAATGAAGAACAAAAATTCAAACTGTTATACTGCGACTGATCGTATATTGGTTAGAATCGCAGATGTAGAACTGGTAGCTGAGTTTGAATATGAAGTAGAGGTGGTAGCTGGCCAGCCGGTGGCAAATCAGCAGGTAGGAATAGGGGATGAGGTACAGTTTCTGGACCGTAGTATCGGTAATCCAGTTCGATGGGAATGGGATTTTGGCGATGGTGCGACATCGACTGAAGCTAATCCGATTCATGTATTTGCAGAGATAAGAACCTATCTGGTGATATTGACAACATGGGATGAAATGGGGTGTGAGAGCTCGACGGTATTGGAAATTGAAATAACGGACAATTTTGATATTATATTTCCCAATGCTTTTACTCCTGATCGCAGCGACGGCAAAAACAATTATTTCTTCCCTAAATTCCGTGGCTTGGCTTCTCTAAAAGTTTACGTGTTCACTACATGGGGTGAATTGATTTATGAGTCCTCATCATTAGAAGATAAGGGGTGGGACGGAACATTTAGGAATACACCTGCAAAGAATGGGAATTATGTTTTCCGGGGAAAATATACAAGCCGTGGAGGTTTTGAAGGAGAAACTTCTGGCGTTTTTATTTTAATTAGATAATATTGCACTCCAATAGACTCACTTGAAAAAATATGAATAGCACAAATACTTTAGATAAGGCAAATTTTGTCTTTAGGTCACTTATATTCCTTTGTTTTTTAGGACTCATTACTTCCTGCATTTCTAATAAAAAAGTCCTCTATTTGCAAAACCAAAGTAATAATGAGGCGTTGGAATCAGGAAAAAGGATACCTCACCATATGGTGGATTACAGATTGCAGTTCAATGACATCGTGGATGTGAAAGTAATTACCAATGACGAGATTTTGAGAAAAGGGTTTAGCCTTAATACCGCTGAAACTGGGCAGACTATGGGAATGCAGCCTGGACAGGGCGGAGGGGATGTTTATTACATGACCGGTTATACTGTAGACAAAAACGGTTTTATTGATATACCCCTATTAGGAAAGGTCAAAGTAAGCAACTTGACATTGGATGAAGCAAAAGAACAAATCAGAGAAGACCTTAAAGCTTACATTCGGGGTGATTTTTTTGTTAGAGTTAAGTTAGGAGGTATCAGATACAGTGCTTTAGGAGAATTTAGAGCTCCTGGAAAATACGTGATACTTCAGGATAGAATGACTATTTTTGAAGCAATTGCCAATGCTGGAGATCTAACTGTTTTGGCTAAAAGAGATAATATAAAGCTGATCAGACAATATGCCGACGGAAGTGAGATTTACGATGTGAATCTTAATGACCGAGACCTTCTGTACAGTGACTTTTATTTCATCAGACCAAATGACCAGCTGTATGCTGAGCCACTTAAAGTAAGAGAAGTGGGCGCGGGCGAAAATGCTGCCCAAACCCTTACCTTATTGATTACGCTCTTTACTTTCGCCGCCTTGGTGCTAAATCTTTCAAAGTAATTTTCAATGTCCACCAATCAGTCGAATACCCCGTATAATTACCCAGTTTTTACTGTATCAAAATCTAGTGAAGATTTTGACCTAAGGGCTATTATTCTCAACTATACCAAGTATTGGAAATGGTTCTTTGTCAGTGTAATTGTTTGTGTAGCCCTGGCATTTTTTTTCAATAAGTATGCGATGCCTGTTTATTTGATCAACGGTACCATAATTCTAAATGAAGAAAAACCGGATATAACCGCCGATTTATTCAGTTCTGCAGGTTTGGGTAATAATAAAGTGAATACTCAAAATGAAGTTTGGATTCTAAAGTCCTTTTTTTTGGCTGAAGAGGCACTTAAGGATTTGAATTTTAATGTTTCCTATTTTAGAGATGGAGTGTTTCAAAAAGCCCAAGTGTATGGAAATACACCTGTGATGCTTGACGTGGACTGGAAACATCCTCAGGTTGTGGGAGGGTTGTTTAAATTGAAAGTGGTTGATTCTAGCAAGTATCAACTAACATTGGCAGAGGAAGGACTGTCTGTTTATAATCCTTCGGATCCCTTCTATAACACTAACCTGAATAAACAGTCAGTATTTGATGGAGAATATTTTTTTGACTCATTGATAGTCAATGACTTCACTAAATTTGCAGTAAAAAATGCAGGAGCCTTGCCAGGAGAGGAAATTTATTTCAGGATAACTGATACTCCTTCATTAGCACTGGATATGGCCAACGACCTTTCAGTGCAGTTAGTGGATGAGAAAGCTTCGATTTTATCGCTCTCTCTTCACTCAGGCATTAGAAAAAGAGGTGAGAATTATCTTAATAATCTGATGGATGCCTATTTGGAAAGAGAGCTTGCTGAGAAAAACAGGGCCTCAGATGCCACTATTTTGTTTATTCAAAATCAACTTAGTGGAATTACGGATTCTCTTACATTCTTTGAAAATCGACTGCAACAATACAGAACAGATAATAAGATTTTTAACTTAAGTGAGGAGGGATCCAGGGTTTATGAGAGTTTGTTAGAGCTTGAAAATGAGCGGGCTAAGGCTGATATTTCGCTCCGTTATTACAATCAGTTAAAGGAATACCTTGATAGGGAGGATTTTGATGCATTAATGGCTCCATCTATTGCTGATATGGATAATAGCTTACTGAATACCCTAGTAGGCAATCTTATTCAGCTACAATCTGAAAAGACTAGTCTTTCGGCAAGTTACTCTGACCAGAATCCTGCTGTCATAGACATTAACCTTAGGATTGCCAATACCAGGAAGGTACTTTCTGAAAATGTAAATTCGGCAATTTCAAATATTAAAGCGACCATCTCCCAATTGACTTCTAGAATAGATTCTATTGATGGGGAAATCAATAAGCTTCCGGAAACTGAGCGAAGATTGGTAGGTATTCAACGTCAGTTCGAAATCAATGAGTCTATATACGTTTACTTACAAGAGAAACTTTACGAAGCCCAAATCACTAAAGCATCTAACTTTCCTAAAAACTCCATACTGAACGCAGCAAGATCTAGCTTGGCTCCTGTATTCCCTAAAAAAACGCTTAATCTTATTATTGGGTTCTTTGTTGGGTTAGGAATACCATTTATGTTTATCACTATCAAGACTTATTTTAATAATAGGGTAGATGATCCACGCTTCCTAGAGAAGCATTTGGAGATTCCTTTTCTGGGAATTATTGGTAAAGGAACTCTTGACCATTCCCGAGTTGTATTGGAAAGTCCCAAGTCAGGAGTTACGGAGTCATTTAGATCATTGAGATCGGACATGTCTTACCTGATTCCAGACAAAAGTAAGGTAGTAATCTTGTTCACTTCCTCAGTATCAGGCGAGGGTAAGACTTTCTGTGCTATTAATATGGCATCTGTATATGCGCTTTCAGGTAAGAAAGTCATCCTTCTTGGTCTTGATCTTAGAAAACCTAAAATAGCCCAAGATTTTGGATTGGAAAACAAAGAGGGTATCAGTACAGTACTGAGCAAGAAGATGAATTGGAGAAATGCTGTGAAGAATAGTGGATTTGAAAACCTGGATATCTTACTTTCAGGTTCGGTTCCTCCAAATCCTGCTGAGCTTATTCTACAGGATTCCTTTGCTCAAATGATGGAAGAGATCAAGGAGAGCTATGATATAGTTGTGATGGATTGCCCGCCTGTAGGCTTGGTTTCAGAAACAAAGGAACTCTTTAAATATTCGGATATCAATATTTTCGTTTTCAGACACAAATATTCTGACAAAGCCAATATCAAAGTTGTTGAGAGCCTTAGAGAAAAAGAGGGGATTAAAAGAATATATACCGTCCTTAATGATTTTCAGGTTGACCACCGATATGGCTACGGTTATGGCTACGGCTATGGCTACGGCTATGGAAAAGATTATGGGTATTACAACGAAGATAAACCAAGTACGCTAAGTCGTATACTTGGCAAGAAAAAACCTTCATAAAATAGGAATTTCTTGCTTCCTTTTGGCAGGGGGCAGCGTGCCTACATAGACTTCCTCTCCCTGATTGGTATGTATGAAATCAATTCTAGACCATGTCTTCAGCACAACTTTCCGCAATCGTAAAAGACTTTCTGAATAAACAACGACGGGATCTTTGTTTCTGATTTTGAAAGCCTAATTAGTTGACTATCTTCGTAGGTGATTTGAACAAAATTCTAATTATATGTCCTTTCTTTGCACCTCAAGCTTATGTTGGAGGAGTGAGACCTACTATGTTTGCAAAATACCTGACTCTCCAGAATATGGAAGTTTGGGTCTTGACCAGATATCTTCCTTCAGAAGATAAGGTTATAAATGAGGGTATGTCAATTGCGCTTCCTGAAAATCTTAAAGAAAGAGTTATCAGAATCAGTACTCCAGATGAGGAATCATATCTTAAAAATAGATCGTTAAAGGATAAAATCAAGCATTTAATCTTGCCTGAATACTCCTCACCTGCCGGTTTTTATGAGAAAGCCTTACCGATTGGGAGAAAGCTGATTTCTGAACAGAAGTTTGATTTGATTTTATCCTCAGCTCCTGATCAGTGGGGGGTTACATTGGGTGAAAAATTAGCCGAAGAGGCGGATTGCAAATTTGTAGTGGACTTTCGTGATATTTATGAGCAGGAAATGCTCGAGAAGCGCCCGTTAAGAGTAAAGCTTCATGAACATAGAATGCTTATTAGAAGATACCTCTGTACTAGGAGAGCTGATCTTATTATTACCGTATCTGAGTTTCATAAAAGTATTCTTTCAAAGAAGCTGGGTAAAAAGACGGAAGTAGTTTTCAACGGGTATGATGATGAGTTTTTTAATCCTTCAGATAAGAAGCCAGAGCAAAATAAGTTTACCATATCATACCTTGGCAGAATCTTAAGTGAGTGGTACCATAACCCAACAGTATTGTTTCAAGCACTTACCGAATTGAGGAGGGAAAGGAAATTAACTTCTGATGACTTTCAGGTAAATTTTTATGGGGTAGATTATTCCAAGATAATTCAGTATTTAACGCCTGAAAATAAAGTTTTTGTAAACTTTCTCCCAAGAATTCCCTTAGATGAAGTTGTGTCTGTAATGAATAACAGCCATGCTTTACTACTTATTACTAATCAAGGAAGAGAAGGTGTATTGACTACGAAGTTTTTTGAATATGCAGGTGTAAAAAAGCCCATTATTTGTGTACCCGGAGACTCCTCTGAGCTAGATGCATTAATAAAAAAACATCAAGTGGGTGAAATTATTGATTCGGTGGATAAGATGAAGGTCTATTTGACTGATGCTGTACAGAAATATTTGACAGACACTTGGAGAACTAAACTGGACTCTGATCCTTCATGTTTTACACGGAAAAATCAGACATTGATTTTAGCCAATCATTTGAAAAGCCTTGTCTAAAAAAGTTGTAGGAATAGGGATTCCTTGTCTTCTTGTTGGAGGCACTGAAATCCAAACATTGAGTCTGGTCAAAGCACTTGTTTTTGAAACATATCTAGTAGATGTGATTTGTTACTTTGAATTTGATCCGGTGATGGTAAAGCAATTTGAAGAGACAGGAGCCAGAGTCACATTACTACAGTGGTCTAGGTCAATGGGTGCGGTTCAATTTATCAGATGCCTGGTTAATGTAATTAGCACTCTGAATCCGATTATTTTTCATGTACAGTAT contains:
- a CDS encoding polysaccharide biosynthesis/export family protein — its product is MQNQSNNEALESGKRIPHHMVDYRLQFNDIVDVKVITNDEILRKGFSLNTAETGQTMGMQPGQGGGDVYYMTGYTVDKNGFIDIPLLGKVKVSNLTLDEAKEQIREDLKAYIRGDFFVRVKLGGIRYSALGEFRAPGKYVILQDRMTIFEAIANAGDLTVLAKRDNIKLIRQYADGSEIYDVNLNDRDLLYSDFYFIRPNDQLYAEPLKVREVGAGENAAQTLTLLITLFTFAALVLNLSK
- a CDS encoding glycosyltransferase, which produces MNKILIICPFFAPQAYVGGVRPTMFAKYLTLQNMEVWVLTRYLPSEDKVINEGMSIALPENLKERVIRISTPDEESYLKNRSLKDKIKHLILPEYSSPAGFYEKALPIGRKLISEQKFDLILSSAPDQWGVTLGEKLAEEADCKFVVDFRDIYEQEMLEKRPLRVKLHEHRMLIRRYLCTRRADLIITVSEFHKSILSKKLGKKTEVVFNGYDDEFFNPSDKKPEQNKFTISYLGRILSEWYHNPTVLFQALTELRRERKLTSDDFQVNFYGVDYSKIIQYLTPENKVFVNFLPRIPLDEVVSVMNNSHALLLITNQGREGVLTTKFFEYAGVKKPIICVPGDSSELDALIKKHQVGEIIDSVDKMKVYLTDAVQKYLTDTWRTKLDSDPSCFTRKNQTLILANHLKSLV
- a CDS encoding polysaccharide biosynthesis tyrosine autokinase, with the protein product MSTNQSNTPYNYPVFTVSKSSEDFDLRAIILNYTKYWKWFFVSVIVCVALAFFFNKYAMPVYLINGTIILNEEKPDITADLFSSAGLGNNKVNTQNEVWILKSFFLAEEALKDLNFNVSYFRDGVFQKAQVYGNTPVMLDVDWKHPQVVGGLFKLKVVDSSKYQLTLAEEGLSVYNPSDPFYNTNLNKQSVFDGEYFFDSLIVNDFTKFAVKNAGALPGEEIYFRITDTPSLALDMANDLSVQLVDEKASILSLSLHSGIRKRGENYLNNLMDAYLERELAEKNRASDATILFIQNQLSGITDSLTFFENRLQQYRTDNKIFNLSEEGSRVYESLLELENERAKADISLRYYNQLKEYLDREDFDALMAPSIADMDNSLLNTLVGNLIQLQSEKTSLSASYSDQNPAVIDINLRIANTRKVLSENVNSAISNIKATISQLTSRIDSIDGEINKLPETERRLVGIQRQFEINESIYVYLQEKLYEAQITKASNFPKNSILNAARSSLAPVFPKKTLNLIIGFFVGLGIPFMFITIKTYFNNRVDDPRFLEKHLEIPFLGIIGKGTLDHSRVVLESPKSGVTESFRSLRSDMSYLIPDKSKVVILFTSSVSGEGKTFCAINMASVYALSGKKVILLGLDLRKPKIAQDFGLENKEGISTVLSKKMNWRNAVKNSGFENLDILLSGSVPPNPAELILQDSFAQMMEEIKESYDIVVMDCPPVGLVSETKELFKYSDINIFVFRHKYSDKANIKVVESLREKEGIKRIYTVLNDFQVDHRYGYGYGYGYGYGYGKDYGYYNEDKPSTLSRILGKKKPS
- a CDS encoding PKD domain-containing protein — encoded protein: MIQVVRWYSFTECISTFLWISIMLLLLLHSSSFAQVAISREGYPYCEPFIGGINDIRRPYVTLFGDGNGPGDLASALTGQSIRLTENEQYKDGYVYLDLPFSPEYGIQVSFEYLSYGGDGADGIVFFMFDGEYGDLPPSLPFNIGGFGGSLGYAPRIEGATTHPGLSGAYIGVALDEWGNFISLESSPPNKPNGLGPNPKLPGYMRYPHTVGVRGPESNDYRVFDYAEVNIAPRPIADQFPIDTGPFPGLTCANPEYRKVYVNLSPRPDVGYDLTVQMRVGDAVYNVIGPTHYNFDAPENIKLGFSAATGENKNFHEIRNLAVDVSKVEEAQRPVASDEFYRTCVNEELEIFIDVDLQSSDKAFIRCIQLYEDGLDIDNPTAPWNTFSSDIDHTQCGLTPICVSCNSDLSPISTSLGEFVAIIEDLDDGNFEDLRDRVEVIFTPNTGATGRSKIYYTVTDNFGLTSKPKELVVVINPIPEFLDEPLIELPTCDGQNDGKITAEVGNLVQGFDHYWLYTNKAGVESNLGKGEVIGEVVNDGDGASFVLDGVNVGQYVLVIRNPLEDGENGYCEDQLAIPLIEDETGTPVTVEEDEFIVCEGESVTISAEVDPIYLNGLTPKFLWYKDAAKTQPILSNPSVPAADGFTYEVTPDGNLIVDGLVSQAGDPFTYNFYVEVDVDRSGSQNLCSMIGDLEVAASVTVHPAVTFDTPIILDDWCMGNMGSINITFRRGNQILTEYRLFDSNGDEFRPVQPTGLFEGLPKGNYTVVGTSQDPDCLQQYEFEVLGPENTLAIELVNSIDPTCELDNGLVSWQVAGGNGGYEFVSISGYPDSSAPIVNKVGEDIFEINGLISVLNPYTLTLTVRDSQGCEISSTQLITPQILPEYSLTAIEICLNESHIFIPSMDNPGTPDAAPVFRWYKDQNATEADEILSGEDTDLGMTFAVDASTGQLTVSEITDSGTYTFYLRPDLLNDCLLEPLPVTLVVNPLPVVEIVRSQSASCFGGDDGLIEVNVTNGNITEFEFLLEGEEINTGYQSSPIFDSGITEGNYTIHVRNTGTGCESTIEEILADPEELVFTILDSTDPSCNLDNGTILFQVSGGTPVDDGGYTITINGDELAAFDISETTPNTFLVENLPEGNYTILIEDQNSCPAQDSRDLVAQILPVYSMTDEEICLNESHSFIPSIDNPGTPDASPIFRWYKDENAADTNEILSGEDTDLGMTFTVDASTGQLTVSEITDAGTYTFYLRPDIFNECPLDPVPVVLTVNPIPEVDFDPVSPLCFDESSGSLNLTSGGSVDYTYSLVGNPASFNTATGSFEGLAAGTYTIVIRNEVTDCSVEIERTIDSTPELLIAELSSSDPTCGAPNGEISFEVSGGNPGYDITINGDPLSNFSFIETGSVYTVSNLGPDTYDINVVDENGCAKSLPTIILTNNDGIEIDVAPSELDICEGATAVLRPDIDAPAGTPIRIRWYKNADYTNEILDGAQDGQESFTILQDYSLSIEGLSSGNFTYYARVGGDNICIKDSESSVIVLDKIAAVLDPSPIVCFGDSNGHLMIGNVTGGSGKFEYSIDGASWQSDPLFEGLSAGDYSLSVRDTNGLNSCFFTEDFTIEGPAGAIEMAPNVPIPSSCGENNGEIMNVVISGGWGDYTHQWTKDSPTGTAITGPITGIKDLAPGMYYLTVADTEGCEAIFDFEIEIAPDPVYAINSVADACFGEQISLEAVHTPGDLNDPVARTNVVWYKGPDQSGLISDGVDPTNSNINYTIVVDPANWVNSTLKIDGLPAGVYTYYLFVECTQEEIPVTFEVFDFPVLTFTGVKESCYQAGDGKIIIDGTVEPGMLFEISNITYDETELAAADFSPGMYTVNAQGAVCTQSFTVTIDPALELSGDLVDSKDAACGLTDGYLSFEWNGGQPPYLLTLTQSDGAELTHTTSDAAYTFDNLGQGNYSFTITDDEGCVFNLGNPVTVQDGPTEIIVDQLYSSCDGKPISISPQVNPANSNAVFTWYKGTVSAANEISDGEVIDGVTFILNARGDLDMTGTTVDNAPFELMVTVAGDGLCPGDEKKVGIGVFGNPQVQVNPINELCFGEGGSLKLEVPGGQLLEFSLNGGAYQAYPNDIIDGLAPGSYKLEARNPNGCVVEVGNYAVSGPSAPLELQATAIGASCLSPNGMIIGTILGGTAPYNVKAVGVSGEVPVVLEGNRFTIENQPLGNYELSVTDANQCEDTEPALTITNDPLQVAVDDISICEGEAAVLTPRVLGGQGAGLAYSWFKDRQGLEIVPVGTSTDGDLIYEVDASGVLTITGLSLSDSPITYYAELDINRPCSRELAPAVVTVQTIPNLKTRNPSLVCDPTQTVDLSLYIDGFDPDTYDYEIFDKNDNQMRMEDIRQVSETGTYKVRMKNKNSNCYTATDRILVRIADVELVAEFEYEVEVVAGQPVANQQVGIGDEVQFLDRSIGNPVRWEWDFGDGATSTEANPIHVFAEIRTYLVILTTWDEMGCESSTVLEIEITDNFDIIFPNAFTPDRSDGKNNYFFPKFRGLASLKVYVFTTWGELIYESSSLEDKGWDGTFRNTPAKNGNYVFRGKYTSRGGFEGETSGVFILIR